In a genomic window of Saccharothrix sp. HUAS TT1:
- a CDS encoding type IV secretory system conjugative DNA transfer family protein, with protein MEPPDQYRTFDLAFPDDLKPQQVQAWLRTLVGTAPSGLRRIFNLPTTVFEVVVTDRMTTYRLRVQPAQADYVAAQLRTLIPGSKVTPVAAPLPEPWNEVVELGLRRLSRTVPLPTAEEFAASLLASLQGLKTGDIVLIQWVVTPAAVETPPTKQRGGRDEADSFWCRNPDEVNDRRAKLEEANFLGVLRVASRASSDERAGHLLGRIKTALGSVRGPDNQFVRRPVLSRRRLIERVNQASGSWLYPARVSVGELGSLLAWPVGQPHVAGLPSAGARHLPATEVIPRTGRVVMRSNFPGAERPVAIGYREAVQHLHVVGPTGVGKTTLLAGMARQDMEQGYGLVVIESKGDLFHAVLDAVPEKRMDDVIVLDVTDTSFPVGFNVLTEGDARSAVEELCALFEYLYRETRSVYTREVLYFGLMTLISQPGYTFVDLATLLMPRRPEHQAWRDQLVGSLIDRELKHFWQRFDAQAKAQQDRIVQPVMDRIWQLVARPEIRRIIGQSTSSFTMRAVLESNKILLVNLAGLGRDTAGLAGTLLVNALWSAAKRVRPKKPNFLFLDEFQSFLQLPLEPEDMIVKARSSGLGMVLSHQHLGQLPVELRAAAMANTRSKIVFQTTTDDGRVFARDFGRRVDEHDFTGLGQYEVIARLMTPSGLSDPVTGTTYPPMKPTGTAAQVRALSRRRFGRAASEVDAAIEARCTVSAMHPKKPTLGQQRWG; from the coding sequence GTGGAACCTCCTGATCAGTACCGCACCTTCGACCTTGCCTTTCCCGACGATCTCAAGCCGCAGCAAGTACAGGCGTGGCTGCGCACGCTCGTCGGCACGGCGCCGAGCGGCCTGCGGCGCATCTTCAACCTGCCGACGACCGTCTTCGAGGTCGTCGTGACCGACCGCATGACGACGTATCGCCTTCGCGTGCAGCCAGCGCAGGCTGACTACGTCGCGGCGCAGCTGCGCACCTTGATTCCCGGCAGCAAGGTTACGCCGGTCGCCGCGCCGCTCCCCGAGCCGTGGAACGAGGTGGTCGAGTTGGGCCTGCGCCGCCTCTCGCGCACCGTGCCGCTGCCCACCGCCGAGGAGTTCGCGGCCAGCCTGCTTGCCAGCCTCCAAGGACTGAAGACCGGCGACATCGTGCTCATCCAGTGGGTGGTGACGCCCGCGGCCGTCGAGACGCCGCCAACCAAGCAGCGGGGCGGGCGGGATGAAGCCGACAGCTTCTGGTGCCGCAACCCTGACGAGGTCAACGATCGCCGCGCCAAGCTGGAGGAGGCCAACTTCCTCGGCGTGCTCCGGGTGGCGTCGCGGGCATCCAGCGACGAGCGGGCTGGCCATCTGCTTGGCCGCATCAAGACGGCGCTCGGCAGCGTCCGCGGTCCTGACAACCAGTTCGTCCGGCGTCCGGTGCTCTCTCGGCGCAGGCTCATCGAGCGCGTCAACCAGGCCAGCGGCTCGTGGCTATATCCGGCGCGGGTGTCGGTGGGCGAGCTGGGCAGCCTGCTCGCCTGGCCGGTGGGCCAGCCGCATGTCGCTGGGTTGCCGAGTGCAGGTGCCCGGCACCTGCCAGCGACCGAGGTCATCCCGCGGACCGGTCGCGTGGTGATGCGCTCCAACTTCCCCGGCGCCGAACGGCCGGTGGCGATCGGGTACAGGGAAGCCGTCCAGCACCTGCACGTGGTCGGTCCGACCGGCGTGGGGAAGACGACCTTGCTCGCTGGCATGGCGCGGCAGGACATGGAGCAGGGCTACGGCCTGGTCGTCATCGAGAGCAAGGGCGACCTGTTCCACGCCGTGCTGGACGCCGTGCCCGAGAAGCGCATGGACGACGTCATCGTCTTGGACGTCACGGATACCAGCTTCCCGGTCGGCTTCAACGTGCTCACCGAGGGCGACGCTCGCTCGGCCGTCGAGGAGCTATGCGCGTTGTTCGAGTACCTCTACCGCGAGACGCGCAGCGTCTACACCCGCGAAGTCCTCTACTTCGGCCTGATGACCTTGATTTCGCAGCCGGGCTATACCTTCGTCGACCTGGCGACGCTCCTGATGCCCAGGCGTCCGGAGCATCAGGCGTGGCGCGACCAGCTCGTCGGCTCGCTCATCGACCGGGAGCTGAAGCACTTCTGGCAGCGCTTCGACGCTCAAGCCAAGGCTCAGCAGGACCGCATCGTCCAGCCGGTGATGGACCGCATCTGGCAGCTGGTCGCCCGGCCGGAGATCCGACGCATCATCGGGCAGAGCACCAGTAGCTTCACCATGCGGGCAGTCTTGGAGAGCAACAAGATCCTGCTCGTCAACCTCGCAGGGCTCGGCAGGGACACGGCGGGCCTGGCCGGCACCCTGCTGGTGAACGCGCTCTGGAGCGCGGCGAAGCGCGTGCGGCCCAAGAAGCCGAACTTCCTGTTCCTCGACGAATTTCAGTCTTTTCTACAGCTTCCCCTGGAACCCGAGGACATGATCGTTAAGGCCAGGAGCTCCGGCCTCGGGATGGTGCTCAGCCACCAGCACCTCGGCCAGTTGCCGGTCGAGTTGCGCGCCGCAGCCATGGCGAACACCAGAAGCAAGATCGTTTTCCAGACAACGACCGACGACGGCCGGGTGTTCGCCCGCGACTTCGGCCGTCGAGTCGACGAACACGACTTCACCGGTCTCGGGCAGTACGAGGTGATCGCCCGGCTGATGACGCCGAGCGGCTTGAGCGATCCGGTCACCGGTACGACGTACCCGCCCATGAAACCGACCGGCACCGCCGCGCAGGTGCGGGCGCTGTCGCGGCGGCGCTTTGGACGTGCCGCCAGTGAGGTGGACGCGGCGATCGAGGCGCGCTGCACCGTCAGCGCCATGCACCCGAAGAAGCCCACGCTCGGTCAGCAGCGGTGGGGGTAA
- a CDS encoding MvdC/MvdD family ATP grasp protein, with amino-acid sequence MHSVDLLVIGTSVDPHISAVLQRLGGDISVCRLDVDRFPREQAATLAFDTFGDYRVLVHEGNVQWDVTRPKVAWFRRLGKPGISKGLHPAYLDFATGEVEQTIEGLLSIVRPGKWFNDFWGCRKAGNKPLQYLTATEHGLNLPDTLITNSANSAREWIKRQGEVVAKTISRPILTTDKSELGRTFAYTHRLTREDIAHLAQVATVPCQFQPLIKGRKELRVTTVGEQHFAVEVFSSDTEPDRFDWRATATTCEYRMGELDLSTAQKLTSLLEAFSLPFAASDFIVGEDGTLVFLESNPHGAWMWLEAFVPGLDITGEVARWIQGNIEK; translated from the coding sequence ATGCACTCGGTTGACCTCCTAGTGATAGGAACATCGGTCGACCCGCATATCTCGGCAGTCCTTCAACGTCTAGGCGGCGACATTTCTGTTTGCCGCCTAGACGTTGACCGATTTCCACGAGAACAAGCGGCGACCCTTGCCTTCGACACCTTCGGGGATTATCGGGTACTTGTCCACGAGGGCAACGTACAGTGGGACGTTACTAGGCCAAAGGTTGCCTGGTTCCGCAGGCTAGGTAAGCCCGGTATATCGAAAGGTCTGCACCCTGCCTACCTGGACTTTGCAACGGGCGAGGTGGAACAAACTATCGAAGGGTTGCTCTCCATCGTTCGCCCAGGGAAGTGGTTCAACGACTTCTGGGGATGCAGAAAGGCTGGCAATAAGCCGCTTCAGTATCTGACTGCAACAGAGCACGGACTTAACCTACCTGACACATTGATAACCAACAGTGCTAACTCGGCTCGGGAGTGGATCAAGCGCCAGGGCGAGGTAGTCGCTAAAACGATCAGCCGCCCAATCCTTACGACCGACAAATCGGAACTTGGAAGAACATTCGCTTACACTCATCGTCTGACACGCGAAGATATCGCTCATTTGGCACAAGTGGCTACGGTTCCATGCCAGTTCCAGCCGCTGATCAAGGGACGAAAGGAGTTGCGCGTTACCACAGTCGGCGAGCAACACTTCGCCGTGGAAGTATTCTCGTCAGACACTGAGCCCGATCGGTTTGATTGGCGCGCGACAGCGACGACATGCGAATATCGCATGGGCGAACTGGACCTATCCACGGCACAGAAACTCACCTCACTCCTGGAAGCTTTTAGTCTACCTTTCGCGGCGAGTGATTTTATCGTCGGAGAAGATGGAACCCTCGTGTTCCTGGAGTCCAACCCGCATGGTGCATGGATGTGGCTAGAGGCGTTTGTTCCCGGACTGGACATCACGGGAGAAGTAGCGAGGTGGATTCAAGGTAACATCGAAAAATGA
- a CDS encoding SDR family NAD(P)-dependent oxidoreductase, translated as MTAGITRVALVTGSNRGLGLAIVRGLAQQGLHVVLTARSEQAAEAATAPLVAEGLPVSAHQLDVTDVASVSRAVNDITFEHGRLDVLVNNAAVAIDRGLDASSLDQERIKATFETNVFGAWRCVSAVAPVMKEQKYGRILNLTTHMASLGTMKSSSPAYRVSKTAVNALTKVLADELHEHNILVNAASPGRADTRLAYGKAEQTPDEAASAMLWLATLPDDGPTGGLFHGREALDS; from the coding sequence ATGACCGCTGGCATCACGCGCGTGGCTCTGGTGACCGGTTCCAACCGCGGGCTCGGCCTTGCCATCGTGCGAGGTCTTGCTCAGCAAGGGCTTCACGTCGTGCTGACGGCGAGAAGCGAGCAGGCGGCGGAAGCTGCCACTGCGCCTCTTGTAGCTGAGGGCTTGCCGGTCTCAGCGCATCAGTTGGACGTCACGGATGTGGCGAGTGTCAGCCGGGCGGTCAACGACATCACCTTCGAGCACGGGCGGCTCGACGTGCTCGTGAACAACGCCGCCGTGGCGATCGACCGCGGTCTCGACGCCTCGTCGCTCGACCAGGAGCGGATCAAGGCGACCTTCGAGACCAACGTCTTCGGGGCGTGGCGCTGCGTCTCAGCGGTCGCGCCGGTGATGAAGGAGCAGAAGTACGGGCGCATCCTGAACCTGACGACGCACATGGCCAGCCTCGGCACGATGAAGAGCAGCAGCCCGGCCTACCGCGTCTCCAAGACCGCCGTGAACGCGCTGACCAAGGTGCTCGCCGATGAGCTGCACGAGCACAACATCTTGGTGAACGCGGCGTCCCCAGGACGTGCGGACACCCGCTTGGCCTACGGCAAGGCGGAGCAGACGCCCGATGAAGCAGCCAGCGCGATGCTGTGGTTGGCGACGCTGCCGGATGATGGGCCGACAGGTGGTTTGTTCCATGGGCGTGAGGCGTTGGATTCGTAG
- a CDS encoding replication-relaxation family protein, giving the protein MTTRVDELSERDRAVVELVGRFRQLTTKQVRALNFADLASPTPADRTLKRLVERKYLARLERLLGGHRGGSAQYVYQLGRAGWKLVGREGAYWAPRAVNLHALAVADCFVALKDAERRGKLEVVTFTTEPDCHQIVGQVCLTPDAYIELAVHGQKLTSWLEVDRGTEHLGVIREKCERYWKAFNSGQWDGVFPYVLFVVPDDRRTSAIQRVFRAGPAEAEQLFSACTVSEFPVIL; this is encoded by the coding sequence ATGACGACACGAGTCGACGAACTGTCCGAGCGGGACCGCGCGGTGGTCGAGCTAGTGGGTCGGTTCCGGCAACTGACGACCAAACAGGTGCGGGCGCTGAATTTCGCTGACCTGGCTTCACCGACACCGGCGGACCGCACGCTGAAGCGCCTGGTCGAGCGTAAGTACTTGGCGCGGCTTGAACGGCTGCTCGGTGGGCACCGCGGCGGGTCGGCGCAGTACGTCTACCAGCTTGGCCGTGCGGGCTGGAAGCTCGTCGGCAGGGAAGGCGCTTACTGGGCTCCGCGTGCTGTGAACCTCCACGCCTTGGCCGTCGCCGACTGCTTCGTGGCGCTCAAGGACGCGGAGCGTCGTGGCAAGCTGGAAGTCGTCACGTTCACCACCGAGCCGGACTGTCACCAGATCGTCGGCCAGGTGTGCCTGACGCCTGACGCTTACATCGAACTTGCGGTTCACGGCCAGAAGCTGACCTCATGGCTTGAGGTGGACCGTGGTACCGAGCACCTCGGCGTCATCCGGGAGAAGTGCGAACGCTACTGGAAGGCGTTCAACTCAGGGCAGTGGGACGGCGTCTTCCCGTACGTCCTGTTCGTCGTGCCGGACGATCGGCGAACCTCCGCCATCCAACGAGTTTTCCGGGCCGGGCCTGCTGAAGCAGAGCAGCTCTTCAGTGCGTGCACCGTTTCGGAATTTCCGGTGATTCTCTAA